The genomic interval TGTTGTTAGCAGCCTTTTCAACAACCCTTTCAGACTGAGTAAATATTGATCGGTTTGAATCTGATTGCCCCAGAGGAAAACACCACCGCATCTGAATAGCCTCCAAAAGTAAACTTTCAAAGGTGAAGCCCAGAGCAGACTTCAGAGTCACAGCAAGACCTCCATTCAGCCTAGTATGGAGACACCCTGAATTTCAGGAGTACTTTGGATGAATGTCAAGGAGGTGgaaaataaagcatttgaaaatgaattttatattgcAGTTATCCTGGGTCCTTAACCGAGacccttgttttcttttcaaacatgtcgatataatgttattttctgtttccctctTTCTGTCATTTCAGTTAGAATTGCTGTCATTTTTCAAGAATCTAACTGCACTCCTCAGagaccaaaacagaaaaagagagaccTTGAAATAGAATGTGTTAAGCGCCTTTGATTTAATCGATTGGGACAGCTAAAAAGATACAAATGTTTTCCTTGTTGAAAGGTGTATTAATGTTTCCTAAATGCATTGCTTGTTAACTGATTTATTCCACGACCTAGAGAAGGCTAGAGATGTTTAGCCATAATTTATCGTTCTCCTCTCTCTGGGCTACGTTAAAACCAGCACCTTGAAGATTGGAATCTCTGGATTTCAGTGGGTCCAGCCCTGCCTTTAGATATTGAAATCAAGACACTTGCATGCAAATGAAACTTAACACATTAAAGTATTTGGAAACCAGCCATCTGTTTTGCTGTGTGGCCTTACACTAATAAACAAAAGATACAGTACAAGGCTAGGCGGGAAATGAAAGAAAGGCTGTCTTTGAAGTTCTCCTTCGTCCACTTGAATCTTTTTAGAGGCAGCCTCAGAACCCAGCAGCTGAGGAAAGGCACCCGGTGCCCTTGATGTGGCCGCAGCAACTGTGCCTTCGAAGTCCAGGCTTTCCCCCTTTAGCAAGAAAGTGCAGGAAATCTCAAGGGTGCTCTAGAGGCCTGCAAATTTCAGATATTTGTAGGGTTTTCTCCTCAGCCCATCCTTTTAAAACATCCTTTGAGGAGGAAGGAAGTGATGTGTCTGTATTTGTTTGTAATGCTGTAAATGTTCTGTTCTGCTCTTGGGACTCAATTAAAGCCTCCAAAAATGTGTGAAAGTAAGGAAAAGTGGCAAGAAGTCTAGGAGGATTGCCACTTTGAACTCTAGCTTGCTGGCTTTCTCTGTTTGAGGTCAATTCATGACTTGGTCAGAAGTAACTTCAATATGGCAAGACTTCAGAGTGGCTTTCACAAGTTCAGTAGAAGAAACTGTTGagcccagaggaaaaaaaataaatattgttttctggGTTATGTGGCGTGGACTCTTTACAGCCAAGATGGATATGAACTCAAAGCTGAGTCTGAAGGAAATGAGATGTGCAACCCAGAGATGGGGGTGAGCCAGGAAGGATAGATGTTGACAGGAAGAAtgaggggagggagcaagggTTTACTGAAAACATACCACACTCAATTAAATGGGTGAAATATATTGAAACACTGCCTGACAatcagaaaggaggaagagggatgGGGTGGGCCCCATTTTCACAGCAGCTTTATACCAGAGCTAATTAAATATGAATCTCTTCCCTCTTGGTTCACTGATGTGAGGAAAGACTGACTGAAGACAGTTTCAGCTTTTGAAGGGGgctctgtttatatatatgtcAATGTTCAGTTGGAGGTGAAAAGGTTAGCACTTGACCCAGGAAGTATCCATGTTTGTTTCAAAAATAGATCTGCTTCATAAATTTCTTCACCATTCTTTTTTCCCATTATGAACTCTGATTATAATAAAAGAGCTGCTGTTACTTTGAAGAGACTCAAGGTATCAAATAGACATTGATTAAGTGAAATTACACTCATAGGGCAAGCTTCAGCTACATGATAATGAAAAGCACTCACTTTTATTTAAGAAAAGGCCCATTTCTTTGAAAATCCACACCACCCTTCTTTTATTCCCACATGAAATGAGTCAACTTCGTAGGAAGCAACAAATTGTAGCCCTGTGAGACACATATGCTTAAGCATACCTGAaacttgaatatatttattacaGACATCTTAAGACCCGTAAACTCTGCTCTGGATCATATCACTCCAGGATCTCAGAGCTGTTCATGATTGTACAGGAAATGGGGAATATTGTAGGCTCACAAAGAATAACTGATAGAACTCAGTATGGTACTTCAGGGACATCAAAACATTGTGCGACATGCAAAAGACTATTCACGAATCACACAAAATATACATTCATTGTGCCATCCATCACATTAACAATTCAGCTGAAAATACATCATATCCAGCTAAAGTAACTGTGGAAGGAAGAAGTTGATTTGAGCAATACCTTTAGGTTCCGAATAATCCAGCACAAATTTTAATTGGTGGGTtggccagaagaatgagaagaaagggGTAGGGTTGGGGAGAGACTTAGCACAGGAAGCCAAGGTTTCTGAGCCTTGTGCCCTACAGGCCTTCTTAACTCACTAAAGGAACAAATTGAGACTAACTTCTGAGGCATCTGATTGGATTTAAATGAGGGAATTTATTCTTCACCTATAATCACATAAAAAATTGTACCCCTTTTGAGAGTTTGCCCACCCTGTCTGATTTAGTCACCTAATTCTAAACATTTCTAGAAAATTTGTATAAAGATAAATCTCTCAAGACAAAGTATTTACAACCAGCAAACTCACACACATGAAACTGAATTAAATTAAGGGATGGATTAATTGTGTAAACACACTCATAGTGCATGTCTTCATCATGAGCTCCTGGACACCCTTCCTCTAGATTCTACTTTTAAGGGCAAGGTAGGGGAGAACTGTAAATACACAGTTAGACAAGAGGTGAAATGCCTCCCTCTGGCATGTTTCTGCAGGCAAGGAGACCCTAGTTTCCAAAGGGCAACTGAAAGAAACAGTTGTTTCTATGAAAATCTCTTAAAATCAGGGAGGAATGCAAGAAATTAATGCTGGCACCAAATCAGGACTAAGGAGTTAACCTCTCAGCAAGTTTCTGGTCTAGAGTTTTCTGGAAACACATTCTCCTGGCCAGGAGCTCCCCAGATAGGATCAGAAAGAGAGACAGTAAGTGGAAAGGAAGATAAGCTAAGAATGTGCTTTGGGTAAGAAATCCCAGCCCCAGGAGAAGTCTGGGCTGTGGAGTTAGGGGCGAGGGTGGCCTTCAGTGGGAGGTAGTCAGAGTGTCTGAGGTAGAAGACCCCGGAGAAGGAACGCAGGGTGAGGAGCTGGACTTTTCCGAGGATTCCTCCGTCTTTTCGTCGCTTCCAGGTGGGGTAGCAGGAGAGATGGGCAACAGCCCTTCCTTTTCACGTTTCTTCTGCTTCATTCGGCGATTCTGAAACCAGATCTTCACCTGGGTCTCATTGAGCTGCAGAGAAGCGGCGATCTCCACCCTGCGGGCACGCGTCAGGTACTTGTTGAAGTGGAATTCCTTCTCCAGCTCCGTGAGCTGCTTGGTGGTGAAGTTGGTGCGCACTGCGTTGGGTTGACCCACGTAGCCATACTCTCCAACTTTCCCTGAGGTAAAGTAGGAATCCATTAGAggaaaaggtaaaatttctaaaattgataAGAGATCCTCTACACGCTTCAGAGCAACACTCAGGGGTAGATCAAGAACTTCTCCACACAAACCCAGCTGAGGAGTGTGAATGATGAGGTGTAAAATGTTAACCTGAAGTCAGCCATTAGCTTGGTCAGACCCATGATTAATGAAGTCTGGAGATATTaacaacaccatcaccaccaacactcccccgcccccaacacacacatgcacacacacgcttCCTACTTCCCGAACACTTAAATCAACCTCAGCCCATTTGAAAACACATCAGTACGAAAGATGCCTTTGCCCCAACACACCTGGTACACTCTTCCCACACCCTACAGCGCGAGTCGAAAGCAAGAAGctttctaaaatatcattattaaatTTCTTCGGAAACTAAGTGAACCAGCTCATCAAGACTCATCCACTTGTCGGCAGGACTGACCTGTTTTGGGAGGATTTCTTTTGACTTTCATCCAGTCAAAGGTCTGCGCTGGAGAAGACGTCTCCGACGCAGGGGAGCGACAGGCTTCTTGGTGGCTGGCGTGGAGAGGGGACAAGGAGTTATTATACGTAGCCAGGGTCAGGCTCTGGTGCTCTTGTCCATATGAGTGGTGAATGTACTGAGGCGAGCCCACCGTGCCCCCAGCATAaccctggtggtggtggtgatgctggACCATGGGAGATGAGAGATTTCCAGAGTAAACAGCGGAAGCGCACGGGGAGTACCCACCACTTACGTCTGCTTCCTGATTTAACCCATAGGGGCCGTAAGGCGCACCGAAGTTCTGCGCGCCATAGCTTGGACCACAACCCGAGTGGGAGTAGGACACCCCCAGGTTCCCAGAAGTCTGGTAAGTGGCcggctgggggtggtggtggtggtggtggtggtggtgatggtggtgtggCGAGCTGATCTGCACACCCCTGCCCACAAGAAAGCGGTCGTCACTGCTGCAGCTGTTGGCACTGACCGCACACGACTGGAAAGTTGTAATCCCATGATCGGAGGGGTAGGCTCGCGCTGAGCAAGTCCCCGAATCACCACTGCTAAGTATAGGGTATTCCAGGAAGGAGCTCATTCTTGCATTGTCCATCTGTCACTGAGCGACCGGGTCCTGCGAAGCCCTGGGTGATCGTGCCAACTTTCTCACTTCCTCCATGGGGCCggagaagaaaaatgatatgAATGTACAGTGCGCACGAGGGGGGGCTAGAGGGCGGAGGGCTCTAGGGATGGGCACGTGATTTCTCCAGCCAATGGCTAAGCCTCCTGCTAAAGTTTGCCGGCTCCGGCGGTGATGGATCACCGTTTCAGTGGCATTTAAATCCCCGGCGCTCCTCTGTCTAGGTGACGCGCAGCAGCCCCCCCAGGCAGCCCAGGCGGCCGCAGCAGCTGCAGCGGCTGCAACGACAGATTCCGAGCGCTGGGGCGAAGGGAGCAGAGGCTGCCTTCTGCGCGCTCCCGACTCCGctcgcccccctccccccaggaggtgggagctgggaggCATCCCCCGCCTCCGCCCCCTCCCCACCACGCTCAGAAAGATGAACTGGCAAGAGGTGAGAAGGGAAGAGGGCTCCTGGCTTCCCTGGGGTGGGAATCCGTGGGCTAGAGCTCGCTGGGTGGCCGCAAATACCTCGGCCCAGTCCCGAGAGCGCGGAGCAGGAAGGGTGGGAATCCAGTCGTAACCGCGCCCGTGTCCCAGGGTAATTCCACCATACAATCTGGGCTGTGAGGCCGTGGGGCCGTAAGGAGCTCGAAAAACGCTGGAGGAGGGCGAGGCTAGGTCACTAGCTCTCCAAGCTCGGAATGGAGAAGGTAGTGCGCCAAGAACTGACTGCGGGGAACCCGGGTGGGAATGGAAGGTATGAGAGCAAGAAAAGAAACTTCCCTCCTCCAACGAGGGTCTCCCCAGCCTTCTTTTCCAAACCCCGCTCGTCATTAGCATGACCATGAGGAGCCTCTGTAATTCGATCCCCAGGGACGACTGAGCCCTTGAAACCAAGCTTGCTGGAAAAGGCCGGGGTTGCTGGGCtcttctctgccctccctctTTCCTTGCTCTCTCCGCCCCTTTCTCCTCCCCACTCAGCTTTGCTAGGGGAGCCCTCTGAGATCCGAAGCAACTCCACTGCTGGAGTTTGAGGGGgtaggagaagggggagggggatgacGCTATCAAACGTGGCCAGCGTGGGGGCCGGGCCTTGAGCTGCAGGCCATCTGCTGGCTCTTAAGGACTTGGGAGCCTGCGTGCAATCTCTAGCGCTCGGAAGGCCGGAACGCAATTCCTACAAACATTCCGAACtctccctgtttctttttctggagGGGGATGTTAGGACTGCCTCCACTTTCCATTGCACCCCATCTACTGCACGTCTGGAGTGGAGGTCGGGGCTGGCAGGTGGGAGAGGCAGTGGACAGATGGCTGAGGGTGAATGGGACAGTTCCCTCTTCCCCAACATCTCCTCCCCTTTCCAACGGACTGTATAGTTGCTTGAGTGAACTTTCAAGTCTTTCCATAGAGAGATGCGTTCGTCACCCCAGGCCAGGGGTCCTGGTCTCCCTCACTCTAGTCCTATATTGATACTGCTGGGGTCGTTAATTGCTGTTTACTATTAGGTTTCATGTCAACCTCGGGCTTGTGGAGAAAAaaggccaagcagagactgaaaacTGATGCATT from Urocitellus parryii isolate mUroPar1 chromosome 3, mUroPar1.hap1, whole genome shotgun sequence carries:
- the Hoxa1 gene encoding homeobox protein Hox-A1 isoform X1, whose product is MDNARMSSFLEYPILSSGDSGTCSARAYPSDHGITTFQSCAVSANSCSSDDRFLVGRGVQISSPHHHHHHHHHHHHPQPATYQTSGNLGVSYSHSGCGPSYGAQNFGAPYGPYGLNQEADVSGGYSPCASAVYSGNLSSPMVQHHHHHQGYAGGTVGSPQYIHHSYGQEHQSLTLATYNNSLSPLHASHQEACRSPASETSSPAQTFDWMKVKRNPPKTGKVGEYGYVGQPNAVRTNFTTKQLTELEKEFHFNKYLTRARRVEIAASLQLNETQVKIWFQNRRMKQKKREKEGLLPISPATPPGSDEKTEESSEKSSSSPCVPSPGSSTSDTLTTSH
- the Hoxa1 gene encoding homeobox protein Hox-A1 isoform X2, producing the protein MDNARMSSFLEYPILSSGDSGTCSARAYPSDHGITTFQSCAVSANSCSSDDRFLVGRGVQISSPHHHHHHHHHHHHPQPATYQTSGNLGVSYSHSGCGPSYGAQNFGAPYGPYGLNQEADPPRSLSLPCVGDVFSSADL